The genomic interval GGCGgaagctatttatattttaaatatattgaaaataatacaCATAGTATGCATTTACAATAGTAAAGGGTTGATTAACTTGAATATTTGATAATTCATGaattacatttattagtttctttAAGAGAAAGCAAGGACTATGGAGTATTTAAGGACAATGTTGGTCGTAGTGGAACGATCGGAGAAGAAGGCTGGATAAAAATTGTATCTATACCACTGCGTATTTTCCAGTGGCTCACCAGTTTTTGGGTTCGATTAACTTTTGGGTCATTATTAAAGAActttgttaaatattatatgaCGTTTAGTTCATTATAGCGCGGGTTTCCTCGGACGTGAATGGGttatacaatttattattaaacatttGAAGCCAAAAACCTGGATTGAGTAAAGCCGATTGGTACATGTTACTAAATTTTAAACTTTGCGAAACCTTGCaaataaaaacagtttttcttatataactttttatacatttttagttCATGATAAACTttgccaaattgaaaatttgatatttttaatgaCCCATCATCGATAGTTAGCGGGTCTCATTCTCCCATCTCAAAACGTTAACGTTATCGCTATCGGAAATTCAACGTAGAGAAGAATCGTTGCTTCACTAAAACTAAGCGAAATACACAACATATCCGAGTCGTTTAGACGTTCTTTATGTTGGGGATCTAAAACAATGAATTACCAATAATATGTCGTTAAATTTGAAATCGCAGCTATCGACTGCTGTTTTCTTCTGGTCATCGAAATGCCGATAACAAAAACCATGTTGCCAAACGGGAACATATTAAAGTGACTTTTTGCACAGATGGCAACGCTTTGGTACATTATTAGCATAATATTGCATTTTTGCTTAGTTTATCTCTAAATATTTGAACACTTGGCGCGCAACGCTCTCTGGAGCTACATTCGCAATGCAGAGCTAAAAAGCTTACTGTCTGTAATATTAGACAGAGTATAAATACCATCTGCCGTGCTAGTTAGTGTAATTGGCACAAGCTTCCCGCGCACAACAATTGCTCAATTGTTCGTAGTTAAATTGCCTAACTTGCAGCTAAATTGTGAAATTTGCCATTTTCGGATTGTGCAAATTGTAcccaatttaatttgtttaccttTGAAGGCTGGGAAAGCAACGTCGACGAGATACCGACGCGTCGGTAAGTGCAAGTGTTAAATGTAGCTCTGAAAAACTTTCTCTTTTTATGTGTGCTTGGTCACGATAGATTGTTGTTGTATAATATTTACTCTGCCCGATTCACTGTGATTTAAGCATTTTCAGTGGCATGTTAGAAAATGCACGTAAACAAAAGCGAAGGTACGGCTAAAAATGGCAATGAAGAACACGCTGAGCAATACTTGGAGAACCTTTTAATAAATGGTAGCCAGGAGGGCGATAGCGGggcagagctgcagctgccgtcATGGTACAATGAACAGCTATTCAAGCGGTAAGTGTAGTAGTAAAATTAAACAAGCTGTGTATGTgtacaaaaatattgtatgTACTTCTCATGTACAGGGGTCAGAGATATTTTAGCAAATATCGCTTTGTGATGACTTCAGGCATGTTGGCTGGTCTGATCGCAGTTCTTGCCATACCATCTATACTCCGCGTACTTATCTGTACTCGTCAGTCTTCGAATGCCCTCACTGCATATCGCCGTTATTTGCGCACCATTTTCCATACACACGCCTGGTATTTCCATTCCGTTGACGATAGAAACAGCAAGTTCTGGACCAGCATTGCTGCTGTGAGACAGGCGCATTCGCGCTCTAGTCATGCCTGCCAACAACGTGGAGCTGGCCAGATAACGCAAAAGGATTTAGCCTTGACACAGTTTGGTTTCATTGGCTTTATAACGCTGGGAGCACACCGAATACAGCTTTACGATGATGATTTCCTGGAGGCTACATCGCATATGTGGCGCGTACTGGGCTATTTACTGGGCATTAAAGACGAATACAATATTTGTGGAAGCAACTGGCTGGAGTCGAAGGAGCGTTTGAACATTGTCATGCGTAGAGTATACACGCCTGCGCTCGAGCAAACGAATGATGAGTTTTATCGCATGACGGAAGCACTTATCCATGGACTTTGGCATGCCAATACAATGCTGTCGGTTAgagcaaatatttactttaccAAGCGCTTGGCCTACGTAAAGGGTTATGAATATTACAGCTTTGATTATCCTGCCGGTGAGCAAAAAGATCCGCAGCAGAAAGCGTACTATTATGACCTGAATTTGTGGGATCGATTTATCGTTAGTTAcggtttgtttgttgttacctttttgcacaaatatgcCATCGTGCGCTGGTATTTCAATTTTCGAGTTTGGCTAATGGATCTCTTTATGTATTACTTGCCAACTGTAGCTATTTGGAAGTTTGGAATTAAATCGGCCTATGTGCGCATCTTTCGGCCAGGAGGTCAGGCGCATGAgtttcaattaaatcttaagGAAGAGTAGTTTAGTCATATGTTTTAAGTGTTTAATGTGTTTATGTGATGGGTgaatgtaatttattttgtgtttaatttacACTGGCCTCCTATGCAATTTTTAGacttgttaaatatatacatgcaaaatgcTGCCTTTTGAAAATTCcgcttttttgtttaacactTTTTAGCACTGGTCGTAAATATTGCCGGCAAtgcaatttatcgataacgataacatTTGTATTATGTTGCTTGCGCGTTTTTGTCAGTTTTCTGCAATTTATTAACTtataagtaaaattaataaaacaattatttaaaaaatgttttatcacgTAAGTTACACtgtttagttaattttacaACATTTGTTTAACTTTGCGCCACATAGATTTCGCTTGAACACGAAATTCTGCTACATCCGCGCTACTTTGGGCCACAATTGTTGGAGACGGTGAAACAGAAGCTCTACTCGGAGGTGGAGGGCACATGTACAGGCAAATATGGTTTCGTTATAGCTGTCACAACAATAGACCTGATCGGCTCTGGTGTTATACAGCCAGGTCAGGGCTTTGTTGTATACCCAGTGAAATACAAGGCTATTGTGTTCCGGCCATTCAAGGGTGAAGTCCTCGACGCTGTCGTCAAACAGATAAATAAAGTGGGCATGTTTGCAGAAATCGGACCTTTATCGTGTTTTATATCTCATCATGTGAGTTTGGTATTTGGTGTGTGATTGTGTAtgactattttttttaattttcttacaGTCTATTCccgctgacatgcaattctgcccaaatggcaatccaCCATGCTACAAGTCCAAAGATGAAGATGTAGTCATATCAGGCGAGGATAAAATACGCCTGAAGATTGTCGGCACTCGTGTGGATGCCACCGGCATTGTAAGTGCATTTCTTATCACAAGGATTTGCTCttaaattgcaaacatttaattaatttcttataaCAGTTTGCTATAGGAACTCTGATGGATGATTACTTGGGGCTGGTCTGCAATTAATATAAACCAACTCAGCGTAAAATACaattgctatatatatatatatgtgttttaaactttaatgaaatgcattttagATTGTTTAATATCtaggtgtatatatattataaatactttataagatttgatttaaattcaAAGGTACATTATGTTTGTAATTTAGTACAATTCTTTGTGTGCTGGGTTTTGTGTTATGTGGGAGCTACAAATATGGATGgatatattttaaagtaattaaataGCAAGtactaaatttaaatgtatatatatgtatatatatatgcatgcaaatgGGGCTTAAAGTAATGATAAGCGCACAACAAAGAAGTTTTTAACAAGCTTAGTTGATACCCCTGCagagtaaataaacaaaaagctgcCTTGGAAATTCGGGAAATTCCTGTACATATTCTGCAAGGATATGTCTGCTTCGGTGGGCCGAAGATATAAGTTTCTTAGAAAAGATTGCACAAAACATGAAAGCAATATTAAAGCATAGTTCCAGCGTAGGTTTTGATCAGTTTAAATACTTTGGAATTGAGGGCGGATTGGGCAACGTGCATGATTGTACATACTTAATGAATGGCATTACgcaaatctataaaaaaaaaatatcgaaCATTTTTGCGATGCATTCCCACAGATCACGTTTGTAAACGCCCGTAGGCCGACTCATAGGTCCCAGGAGAACAAATGATGCTTAACAAGCATATCGCGTACACCATCCTTCAGTGGCTGCGATTCCTTGCCACGCTTGGGCGGAAGTTCCCAGTCCGGATTCAGATTGAAGGCAAACTGTGAGAGTATGCGCAATTCGCATTTAATTTGCACCCAGCCTGGGGAATCAATGAAGCTCCAGGTGTGATACCATTTCTGCACCACCTCCTGGCAAGCGCAAAGTACTTCAAGCCACAGATGCAACACCTGCTCGTTGAGGCCTAGACAGATGAGCGAACGCAGTTTAACATCCATTTGGGCATGCGCATTATCGTGTGATTGATTAATGGCCTGCACGCAGCGATAGAGCAGCTCCTCGGGCGTCAATACCTTGCCATCCTCATCTAGGCGATAAGTTTTACAAAGCACCAAACGGCTATACACAGATTTGAAGTCCTTCTCCACCTCGAGCGAAGAAACCTCCTCAATGAATAGCCACGGATGTATGGGTCCGCCCAGGAATGTGGGTCGTTTCATGCCATGCTCGAGGAATGCTTTTATGGCGGGCGATAGAGTGCCACGCACTAGATCTGTAACAGTCTCCGAAATGGCATCATCGCCAGCCGAGGTATACAATTTGCTACGCTCATCCAGCAGCTGGACGAACTTGGCGGGAAACCAGCCCCGCAAGCCGTTTAGCTCACCTACCCAGCAATGCTCGTCTTTTTGGCTAATGATGGTTATGATATCGTTGCGTCGGAAGCCCAACTCATCGTCGTCATGCCGCTCAAAATCATGCAGCGCTTTGGCGCGCCGTTTACGGGTGCGTGCGACATTGATGAAGTTCTCATGATCCTTCGCATGAGATTCGCTGCTGTAGTTGGCCGTCAGTTGTATGTGTCCCGCAAGTTTTGGTTCGATGGTTATGAAATGACGGCCTACCTTTAGTATGGCCTCGCGCAGATCCACAAGTATTTCGGTCTGTCGTATGTTTTTATTCTTTAGCTGATCCGATTCGGGATCGCCACGAAACAGAAATGCTTCCAGTATCGATTTACTTTTGCGCACTTGACGTCGGGCTAGCTGCTGCTTGGGCAGATTGGCGGCAGCCTCCGGATTGCCAATCTGATGACCTTGATCGGCCATCAAATAGGCCAGATGGCGACGCCGATGTGTGTCGATCACGGTTTGGCTCAAAGATCCACCCACTTCAAGCGCCTGCCGGAAAAGCACCTCTACGTCATCCACCTCGCAGCACATGGAAAGTGAATTGAATATTTGCGCCGAGTTTTCCAAGTGCTTGAGATCCTGTTCCTTCACTTTTAGCATGCCCAGCGTTAGCTGAAACAGCACAATGGAACCCTCGTAGAAAAACCAATCCCATATTCGTACTAATATTTTCATGTGCACCACGTTCGCGAATAGTGTTAGGAACCAGTGCAGCGTTATCAGTGATAGATCAATGTCGTGCCGTTTAAGAGACTCATCGACGCTAGCTAAGTAGTTGGCTATCAGCGTTTGCATCACACGCTGATCCGCTTGTATGCCAAGCAACGTTGAGCTGTAGTATGAGGCCGGTAGTAAATCCTCCACAATAGTGACCATCAtccaaaatgcattttcttcCTCCataaacagcagcaggcaggcCACAATGACACCGGTGCCCTGGCAGTAACCAATGTCCGGAAAGAGCCACGCAATGCCGCGCAGAATACGCCGCAATCGTGGTATGCCTGTGCCATTCGGATGACTAAAGCACGCATTTGTTGGCAATATGCGGAGCAAGtccttttcaatttgcttcGATGTCATTAGCTGATCGTTGCTGGAAGCTGTATTGATGGCATAGAttcaatatacatattttaggCTGTACAATGAAGTCGGCTCACCCTTGACAATGTCCTGATAGCTGGTCTCGCTTTTCCGCTTTTTGGACAGCGCACCGGAAAGCCGCATCCACATTTGTGGGCGAAGACTGTGCGGTATGCCGTTCTGCACCATCTTTCGCAGTTTTTCTGTGCGCTGCAGTAGCGGCTCGACATGCTCCCAGCTTAGTTCGTTGGCCTCTTTGTTGTGGGCAAACTCCAGGTGGGCTATCCACTGCAGACGTTGCTGTGCATCCTCCATAAAGGGTATGCTGAGCAGTTTATTTGAGCTCTGCTCGGGTCCATCCTCCTCCTCGACGCGAAAACCAAATTCATCGAATCGGTAATCGGGTTGATCATTGGGTCCCGCTGCTGCTAGTTCCGATTCGCCTCCCAGTTTGGCGAGTATCTCCTGTGGCCACATCGATGGTGTTAATGCGGAAAACGGTCCTCCTGGATTCGGACGCAAGCCATCCGCCACGCTCAGTTCTTCCATCATGGGTGGTAGTTCACCTATATCGTCTTCGGAGCTCAAGGTCTGCAGTTTGCGCTGTGTTGACGGCGTATAAAATTagcaattttaattagtttgatAAGCAATTAATTTATCATCTAAATTGAATTGTTACCGTATGTTCTTCACGGCCCACGTAACCCTCGTGGTCGCGACCGAATATGCTTCTGGCCATTTCCATATTCCGAAGCAGCTAATTGTCTGTGCACTTAAACATAAGAGTAACTAAGAATATGGGAGTTAAATGATTGTTTttcgaaatattttattgaattttttttttttacatccCCAGCATTGTTTCTAATGATTTCTCTGCTTTCACCCGCTGTCAGCTGTTCGATAAATATTTTGCCTATCGATATATAATTCACAATAATGCAGCGATTAACTGGTTTTAATTATTCGCCAGTCCGTTGCTGTTAATTGGCCCACTTGTGTCTTATCTCTTTTATTAACCTTTTAATAGCTGCTAAATagcttggttttttttataagcaaTATAAGGTTTGCCAACACAATATATTTGAGCTATTAACTATTGCTAAATCGAATAAGCCACAGTATATGCTGAATTATTGCTCGCTTTTAATAACAGTGgagaaaaatgttaaattgtatGCCATAAACATATGTGACTGTTACAACAAAATCAGCTGTTATTGTGTTGTACGCTGACTATTTTGCTTTGTGCTGTTTCTAAAGttatttcaaatgaaaatattaaaataaactgaCATTAGAATGCAGATAAAGCCAATCATAACCTGTAAGTAGTGTGCGATACAAGCTCAGTATTGTAAGCGTATGTTAAGCATGACTTGTTTCCAGATTCTGGCTCATTTCCACTTTTTCGATCGCTTGAATCGCAAATCCTAAATGCGATTCCCTTGGACACATGCGAGTGGCGACGAACGTTTCAAAGGCCAACAAAACATGTACGCTTGGAGGCGCAAACCCAGCAGTTTAGCGTGGAGCCACTGGAGAGATATAAACGGGGTGAATGGAGCATTTTGGAGCATCCTATTTTGCACATCTTTGTCACGGAGTGtaatgtgagtgtgtggggcGGATAAATGAACGAGtttcttattatatttaagtCCATCCAATACCAGTAGTTCTTCATCGAAACAATCTCAAATTTGCActaaaatctttaaaaataagttagaGCCGAGCCGACTTTTATCCAACCATTTTTCGCCAATTTTCAACTCTTGCTGGGGAATTGCCAAAACTCCGTCGTAAAGTACGCCTTCATCACTCAAAGTAACTAATGCATGAATTGAtctcaatcagtcagtcaatctgtTAGGATAAATGGTTTCATATATAGAGATAATAGTAATGTTTTTTACTTCTTAAAGGACATCGACACATACAAGGCTACAATAAGAGAAGAAATTGATGCCTGGCTTAAGCTGTTGACCAGCTATGGCATCTCCGATTGGATGATTTTGCTGGTGGAGACGCTAGATATGCGCAAGACAAAAAACTTACTGCCACGTACTACAGTGCTGGATAAGATACGTTTAGATTTTGGCAGTAAAAACGATGATCGTTGCATTTCCGTATTGAACCCAGCAAAATTTGAGCAGAAGTCTACGGAATCCTTTCGCTGCTTGGTACACCGCATACGATTCCTTATGCTCACTAGCTTTAATCGCAACATTGCCAAGTACGAGGAGTTGATACGCAGCAAGCGAGAGAAACGTAATCACGATGATTGGGATTTTCGACAATATTTCTTTATGCAGGAGGATTTGGCACTGATATTCGAGAAACTAGAATTGCCCACAGAGGCGCTCATACAATACGACGAACTGGATGCAATGTTCTCGCAGTTCATCACGCACACGGGCTTCAACGAGAAGCAACAGTGGCTGGCATACTTTAAGCGTCCGCTTAGCGCTTTCCATGGCATCTGTCTGAGCCGCGTGGACAAGTTCGAGATGCGCCAAAAAATACGAAATGAGGGCGTCTCACTGCTGGAATTCCGCAACTATTTGTTTGAGCGCCAGGCCTATCTGCTGCTCACATGCAATGAGATACCGGAGATTGCCAAACGACTGTTGGGTTTTCTTTTCTCCA from Drosophila virilis strain 15010-1051.87 chromosome 2, Dvir_AGI_RSII-ME, whole genome shotgun sequence carries:
- the Polr2G gene encoding DNA-directed RNA polymerase II subunit RPB7, producing the protein MFYHISLEHEILLHPRYFGPQLLETVKQKLYSEVEGTCTGKYGFVIAVTTIDLIGSGVIQPGQGFVVYPVKYKAIVFRPFKGEVLDAVVKQINKVGMFAEIGPLSCFISHHSIPADMQFCPNGNPPCYKSKDEDVVISGEDKIRLKIVGTRVDATGIFAIGTLMDDYLGLVCN
- the LOC6629798 gene encoding uncharacterized protein: MHVNKSEGTAKNGNEEHAEQYLENLLINGSQEGDSGAELQLPSWYNEQLFKRGQRYFSKYRFVMTSGMLAGLIAVLAIPSILRVLICTRQSSNALTAYRRYLRTIFHTHAWYFHSVDDRNSKFWTSIAAVRQAHSRSSHACQQRGAGQITQKDLALTQFGFIGFITLGAHRIQLYDDDFLEATSHMWRVLGYLLGIKDEYNICGSNWLESKERLNIVMRRVYTPALEQTNDEFYRMTEALIHGLWHANTMLSVRANIYFTKRLAYVKGYEYYSFDYPAGEQKDPQQKAYYYDLNLWDRFIVSYGLFVVTFLHKYAIVRWYFNFRVWLMDLFMYYLPTVAIWKFGIKSAYVRIFRPGGQAHEFQLNLKEE
- the LOC6629796 gene encoding small G protein signaling modulator 3 homolog; its protein translation is MEMARSIFGRDHEGYVGREEHTRKLQTLSSEDDIGELPPMMEELSVADGLRPNPGGPFSALTPSMWPQEILAKLGGESELAAAGPNDQPDYRFDEFGFRVEEEDGPEQSSNKLLSIPFMEDAQQRLQWIAHLEFAHNKEANELSWEHVEPLLQRTEKLRKMVQNGIPHSLRPQMWMRLSGALSKKRKSETSYQDIVKASSNDQLMTSKQIEKDLLRILPTNACFSHPNGTGIPRLRRILRGIAWLFPDIGYCQGTGVIVACLLLFMEEENAFWMMVTIVEDLLPASYYSSTLLGIQADQRVMQTLIANYLASVDESLKRHDIDLSLITLHWFLTLFANVVHMKILVRIWDWFFYEGSIVLFQLTLGMLKVKEQDLKHLENSAQIFNSLSMCCEVDDVEVLFRQALEVGGSLSQTVIDTHRRRHLAYLMADQGHQIGNPEAAANLPKQQLARRQVRKSKSILEAFLFRGDPESDQLKNKNIRQTEILVDLREAILKVGRHFITIEPKLAGHIQLTANYSSESHAKDHENFINVARTRKRRAKALHDFERHDDDELGFRRNDIITIISQKDEHCWVGELNGLRGWFPAKFVQLLDERSKLYTSAGDDAISETVTDLVRGTLSPAIKAFLEHGMKRPTFLGGPIHPWLFIEEVSSLEVEKDFKSVYSRLVLCKTYRLDEDGKVLTPEELLYRCVQAINQSHDNAHAQMDVKLRSLICLGLNEQVLHLWLEVLCACQEVVQKWYHTWSFIDSPGWVQIKCELRILSQFAFNLNPDWELPPKRGKESQPLKDGVRDMLVKHHLFSWDL